ATTGGGTATAAAATAAGAGGTCTCATATCCCCATGACATCCTCTTCACTTTTTGCAAACGACCTCACGAACAGCCAAGACAACGTTCTGTCATCCCCGGATACGGAGGGACGTGCCACCGAAAGCAACCCATATGACACCTGGTCGGACCAAAACCGGCCGGCATCTTTTGAAAGCCTGCCCGGCTGCTTCATCACGAGCGCGGGAGAAATCCAGACACCTGTTGCCTTGTATGAGGAGGAAACGCCGACTCCAGACGGTGCCATGCTGCCCGGCTTCCGACGGCTTTCGCATACGGCGGCAGTCGATCTTGTGAGGGAAACCATGCGCAAGTCCGGCCAGATGCTCATTCGGTCGCCCGATGGTCAGGCTTGCCTCTGGTTTTCCGGTATCGGTGATCCGGAACGCCTTTTCGTGGAGGTGCAGCCGCGAGCCGCCGAACCGTTCGACGTGATCAACGGAGGCGTATGCCGGTTCGAGAGTGCCGCGCGATTGGTACAATGCATCTATGATGGGGCATCCGCCCCTGAACTCGAGTCTTGCCTTCGGCGTGAGACTTGTCTGCCGAATGCCGCGTTGGTCTGCAGCGCCGCCTCGGCCAGTCTCAATGCGTTGAAATGACGACCCTGCGCTGGCGGCTGTTTTCCTGCGCCGCGGTCTTCAGCCATGCCGCTGGGAATCCCACGCTCAAACTCGTCGTCGCTTCCGACAAACGCCGCCGCTGGTGGCGCGTTCTCCTGCACCAACTTATCGCCACGAATGACTTTATGCAGTTGCCCTCCTGACGGCCAGAGCCAGACCTATCGCCTCATCCCGATGGCGCGCCGGTGCGCGCGCTGCTGATGGACCGCGAGTTTGGCGGCAAACGATGGCTTTGCTGGCTGGAGCGGCACGGCCTCGGCTACGTGGTGCGGGTCAAGTCGGACCATTGGATCGGACCGCACAAGGCCGACTGGCTGGGCCGGCGGGGCCGGTGGCGCCGCCGCCACCGCGAGCGCTTCGCGGTGTACGGGCAACCAGTCTCACTTTGGCTGCGGCTGCCGCGCTGTGCTCTGCTCGCAGATGGCCATAAGTCTGCATGGCCAGAACGCCTCCATCCGCATGTCCAAGCCACCGGCTAACGGTCGGAATATCCACGCCCGACTCAATACATAATGTCGCGAAAAAATGCCTCAGCGAATGATGGGTGAGTCGCTCGGCACCGACCTTTCGGCATGCCGTCTCCAAGGCCTGCCTGCATTGTTTGATCGTGAAGACTTTTCCCTTGAGTTTTCTCCCCACCTCTTCACGACGCTTGCGCATCCGCTGGAGTAGGTCGCGCAACGCCGCGATCTTTGGCACTTCCCGATCCGCGGAAGCCACGCTTTTGGTGCCGCGCAGAATGACCGAATGCCTCATGTCGTCCTCCCAGACGAAAGCGGCAGCTTCGCGTTGTCGGGCACCGCTGTAAGCGAGAAACTCCGCAAAGTCCGCCGATTCTTGGGCTCGATCCCTCAGGTATTCGCGAAATTCCGGCCGATCATCCGGCGGCGTGTAGTCGATCACGCGCATCTGCGCGAAAACCTCCTGCATTTTGTCCGATGGCGGCAGATGAATCTTTCGCCGCCTCTCCGCCTTGCGGATCGGTCCGCCCACGGCGGGATCGAGATCGAACGGCAGAAACCCCACCGCGCCAGTGGCGACGCCCACGCGCAGCACGTGGTGCAGCAATTCTATCGTCTTATTGACGGTAACCGCTCCGTAGCCTTTGCGCTGGCCAGGAACGTTGTGTTTACGGAACACGGCCTCGGCATGGAGATAATTGGCGAAACGCCGAACTTTGTCCTCCGTCATTTGGGATGGGGTTAGGCGGTCAATCGCCGAACCGAAGCATTTTCCCCAATTGGTTCTCAGCCGGTCGATGTTGTTTCTCAGGCCAGTCTTCGCGCTTTGGGAAAACGAAGTGTTGGCCAGATAGTCGGCGCGATGTTTCTCCAGCAAATCGCCCATCAGTCCTCGGCCCTCCAGCAAACGGACACTCTTCTGGCGCTGCCGCTCTGCCTGCGCGAGTTTGTCGTGATGGCGTAGCTTCGCGATGCTCCACACGCGCGTCTTCAGCGACTTCATCGTGCGCTTCCCACCCACTTGAATGCGCGAGTAGTAGCGCCCCGTGACGGTGTGCTTGAGCATTCCGGGGACACCCGTGGAGGTGTCCCACACATGACTGGAGGACATAGGCGGCATAGGCTTTATTGGTAGTATAAACGTGTGGTATAAATTTTCAATTTCCACTCTAGGTTAGGATTCCCATGAAGTAGATTTTCATATGGGCGATATCCAAGCGCGGCGGGGCGCGCAGGCGACATCGAAATATTTCGCGGTTGGCATGGTGCGGAGTCGTCGCACGATGGGACGACACACACATGCGCGTCATCGTCACATCGCACGGCTCCACCGGGGACATTTATCCTGTAATTGCGCTTGCGGTGGCGTTGCGCAACGCGGGGCACGACACGGTGTTTGCGACGCTGCCCGTTTATCGCGAGGAAATCGAGCGCGCGGGCGTGGCGTTTTATCCGCTCTGCGCGGACAGCCACGAAATCACCATCCAGGCATGGATGGGGCGGTTGCAGAAGCTGCATTCGCCCATCTCGCAACTGCGCGAGGTGTTCATGTGCGCGCTGCCGCTGCTGCCGGATTTGATCCAGCGCACAGACGGGGTGCTGAAGGGCGCGGATTTGCTCGTGTCGTCGTATTTGTTTCCAATGAACAAGGGTCTGGCGGACCGGCATGGCGTGCCGTTTGCCACGCTGTCGTTCGCGCACCAGGCGGTGCCGTCGCCGGATTATCCGCCGGAGAACATCATCTCGCCGCGCTGGCTGCCGAGCGGGATGCGGCGCGTGTGGAACGCGTTCCTGTGGCGCGCGGCCAACCGCATCGTCGACCGCGTGATCAATCGCGCCGTCCGCCGTCCGTTGCGCGACGCAGGGCTGCCGCTGGTGCGCAACTTTTTTTCCGCGCCGGCGGAGCGCGTGATTGTCGCCGTATCCGAAAAATTAATGCGTCCGCGCGCCGCCATCGAATCGCGTTTTCGTTTCACCGGTTATTGCCGCTGGCAGGCGCCGGAGGATGCGCGGCTGG
This genomic stretch from Termitidicoccus mucosus harbors:
- a CDS encoding glycosyltransferase, which codes for MRVIVTSHGSTGDIYPVIALAVALRNAGHDTVFATLPVYREEIERAGVAFYPLCADSHEITIQAWMGRLQKLHSPISQLREVFMCALPLLPDLIQRTDGVLKGADLLVSSYLFPMNKGLADRHGVPFATLSFAHQAVPSPDYPPENIISPRWLPSGMRRVWNAFLWRAANRIVDRVINRAVRRPLRDAGLPLVRNFFSAPAERVIVAVSEKLMRPRAAIESRFRFTGYCRWQAPEDARLEEELTMFSGGEKMPVLTFGSMVYPDADAWMRRLAAAWPRGRKLVVQRGWAGFEAPAGRDEIKVVGSVSHDQLFRHASAVIHHGGAGTTASALHAGVPQLVAPHIGDQFFFGREVERLGCGFRIAKKCWPEKLAAALARLDASPEFAASALRARATLASENGPTQAVEELERFVAETKAGRAAACVS
- a CDS encoding tyrosine-type recombinase/integrase; translation: MLKHTVTGRYYSRIQVGGKRTMKSLKTRVWSIAKLRHHDKLAQAERQRQKSVRLLEGRGLMGDLLEKHRADYLANTSFSQSAKTGLRNNIDRLRTNWGKCFGSAIDRLTPSQMTEDKVRRFANYLHAEAVFRKHNVPGQRKGYGAVTVNKTIELLHHVLRVGVATGAVGFLPFDLDPAVGGPIRKAERRRKIHLPPSDKMQEVFAQMRVIDYTPPDDRPEFREYLRDRAQESADFAEFLAYSGARQREAAAFVWEDDMRHSVILRGTKSVASADREVPKIAALRDLLQRMRKRREEVGRKLKGKVFTIKQCRQALETACRKVGAERLTHHSLRHFFATLCIESGVDIPTVSRWLGHADGGVLAMQTYGHLRAEHSAAAAAKVRLVARTPRSARGGGGATGPAGPASRPCAVRSNGPT